A window from Urocitellus parryii isolate mUroPar1 chromosome 1, mUroPar1.hap1, whole genome shotgun sequence encodes these proteins:
- the Retreg2 gene encoding reticulophagy regulator 2 isoform X1 encodes MASGGGGGNTGAGGGPGLGLGLGLSLGMGEATCEAEEEAATAEAVGRLATTLWLRLRGWEAVLAAAQRLLVWEKPLHSLVTAAALNGLFWLLSSSSLRPFFLLSISLLAYFLLDLWQPRFLPDVSASSPEEPHSDSEGAGSGARPHLLSVPELCRYLAESWLTFQIHLQELLQYKRQNPAQFCARVCSGCAVLAVLGHYVPGIMISYIVLLSILLWPLVVYHELIQRMYTRLEPLLMQLDYSMKAEADALHHKHDKRKRQGKNAPPGGDEPLAETESESEAELAGFSPVVDVKKTALALAITDSELSDEEASILESGGFSVSRATTPQLTDVSEDLDQQSLPSEPEEALSRELGEGEEAELAPPEDLLGTPSAPLRQALDLEEGEEDVAAKETLLRLSSPLHFVNTHFNGAGSPQDEMKCSPGGPVETLSPEAVSGDLTAPPSTLSPPLCLVESDPVPFPSPSMLPPLPQDSPQPLSAPEEEEALATEDFELLDQGELEQLNAELGLGPEIHPEPPDAPPPPPLGPDTHSLVQSDQEAQAMVEP; translated from the exons ATGGCGAGCGGCGGAGGCGGTGGTAACACCGGCGCAGGTGGGGGCccggggctgggcctgggcctaGGTCTGAGCCTCGGCATGGGTGAGGCCACCTGCGAGGCGGAGGAGGAGGCGGCCACGGCCGAGGCGGTGGGACGCCTGGCCACGACACTGTGGCTGCGGCTCCGCGGCTGGGAGGCAGTGCTGGCGGCGGCGCAGCGGCTGCTGGTGTGGGAAAAGCCGCTGCACAGCCTGGTCACGGCGGCCGCTCTCAACGGCCTCTTCTG GTTGCTGTCCTCATCGTCCCTCCGGCCTTTCTTCCTACTCAGCATCTCACTTTTGGCCTACTTTCTGCTGGATCTCTGGCAACCTCGCTTCCTCCCTGATGTTTCAG CATCATCCCCTGAGGAACCACACTCTGACAG TGAGGGTGCGGGGTCAGGCGCCCGGCCGCACCTGCTGAGTGTGCCCGAGTTATGCAGATACCTGGCTGAGAGCTGGCTCACCTTCCAGATTCACCTGCAAGAGCTGCTGCAGTATAAGAGGCAGAATCCAGCTCAG TTCTGTGCGCGAGTCTGCTCTGGCTGTGCTGTGCTGGCTGTGCTGGGACACTATGTTCCAGGGATTATGATTTCCTACATTGTCT TGCTGAGTATCCTGCTGTGGCCCCTGGTGGTTTATCATGAGCTGATCCAGAGGATGTACACTCGCCTGGAGCCCTTGCTCATGCAGCTGGACTACAGCATGAAGGCGGAAGCTGATGCCCTGCATCACAAACATGACAAGAGGA AGCGGCAAGGGAAGAACGCACCCCCAGGAGGTGATGAGCCACTGGCAGAAACAGAGAGTGAAAGCGAGGCAGAGCTGGCTGGCTTCTCCCCAGTG GTGGATGTGAAGAAAACAGCACTGGCCTTGGCCATTACAGATTCAGAGCTGTCAGATGAGGAGGCCTCTATCTTGGAGAGTGGTGGCTTCTCTGTATCACGGGCCACAACTCCACAGTTGACAGATGTCTCTGAAG ACTTGGACCAGCAGAGCCTGCCGAGTGAGCCAGAGGAGGCCCTGAGCCGGGagctgggggaaggagaggaggcagAGCTGGCCCCTCCTGAAGATCTGCTAGGCACCCCATCAGCTCCCTTAAGGCAAGCCCTGGActtggaggaaggggaggaagatgTAGCAGCCAAGGAAACCTTGCTTCGGCTGTCATCCCCTCTTCACTTTGTGAACACGCACTTCAATGGGGCAGGGTCCCCCCAGGATGAAATGAAGTGCTCCCCTGGAGGACCAGTGGAGACGCTGAGCCCAGAGGCAGTGAGTGGTGACCTCACAGCTCCGCCCAGCACCCTGTCACCCCCACTTTGCCTTGTTGAAAGTGACCCagtccccttcccttccccctccatgctccctcctcttccccaggaCTCACCCCAACCCCTGTCTGCCCCTGAGGAAGAGGAGGCACTTGCCACTGAGGACTTTGAATTGCTGGATCAGGGGGAGTTGGAGCAACTGAATGCAGAGCTGGGCTTGGGGCCAGAGATACACCCAGAGCCCCCTGATGCTCCACCCCCTCCTCCCTTGGGGCCAGATACCCATTCTTTGGTACAGTCAGACCAAGAGGCACAGGCCATGGTAGAGCCATGA
- the Retreg2 gene encoding reticulophagy regulator 2 isoform X2, producing the protein MASGGGGGNTGAGGGPGLGLGLGLSLGMGEATCEAEEEAATAEAVGRLATTLWLRLRGWEAVLAAAQRLLVWEKPLHSLVTAAALNGLFWLLSSSSLRPFFLLSISLLAYFLLDLWQPRFLPDVSASSPEEPHSDSEGAGSGARPHLLSVPELCRYLAESWLTFQIHLQELLQYKRQNPAQFCARVCSGCAVLAVLGHYVPGIMISYIVLLSILLWPLVVYHELIQRMYTRLEPLLMQLDYSMKAEADALHHKHDKRKRQGKNAPPGGDEPLAETESESEAELAGFSPVVDVKKTALALAITDSELSDEEASILESGGFSVSRATTPQLTDVSEDLDQQSLPSEPEEALSRELGEGEEAELAPPEDLLGTPSAPLRQALDLEEGEEDVAAKETLLRLSSPLHFVNTHFNGAGSPQDEMKCSPGGPVETLSPEAVSWPFCVP; encoded by the exons ATGGCGAGCGGCGGAGGCGGTGGTAACACCGGCGCAGGTGGGGGCccggggctgggcctgggcctaGGTCTGAGCCTCGGCATGGGTGAGGCCACCTGCGAGGCGGAGGAGGAGGCGGCCACGGCCGAGGCGGTGGGACGCCTGGCCACGACACTGTGGCTGCGGCTCCGCGGCTGGGAGGCAGTGCTGGCGGCGGCGCAGCGGCTGCTGGTGTGGGAAAAGCCGCTGCACAGCCTGGTCACGGCGGCCGCTCTCAACGGCCTCTTCTG GTTGCTGTCCTCATCGTCCCTCCGGCCTTTCTTCCTACTCAGCATCTCACTTTTGGCCTACTTTCTGCTGGATCTCTGGCAACCTCGCTTCCTCCCTGATGTTTCAG CATCATCCCCTGAGGAACCACACTCTGACAG TGAGGGTGCGGGGTCAGGCGCCCGGCCGCACCTGCTGAGTGTGCCCGAGTTATGCAGATACCTGGCTGAGAGCTGGCTCACCTTCCAGATTCACCTGCAAGAGCTGCTGCAGTATAAGAGGCAGAATCCAGCTCAG TTCTGTGCGCGAGTCTGCTCTGGCTGTGCTGTGCTGGCTGTGCTGGGACACTATGTTCCAGGGATTATGATTTCCTACATTGTCT TGCTGAGTATCCTGCTGTGGCCCCTGGTGGTTTATCATGAGCTGATCCAGAGGATGTACACTCGCCTGGAGCCCTTGCTCATGCAGCTGGACTACAGCATGAAGGCGGAAGCTGATGCCCTGCATCACAAACATGACAAGAGGA AGCGGCAAGGGAAGAACGCACCCCCAGGAGGTGATGAGCCACTGGCAGAAACAGAGAGTGAAAGCGAGGCAGAGCTGGCTGGCTTCTCCCCAGTG GTGGATGTGAAGAAAACAGCACTGGCCTTGGCCATTACAGATTCAGAGCTGTCAGATGAGGAGGCCTCTATCTTGGAGAGTGGTGGCTTCTCTGTATCACGGGCCACAACTCCACAGTTGACAGATGTCTCTGAAG ACTTGGACCAGCAGAGCCTGCCGAGTGAGCCAGAGGAGGCCCTGAGCCGGGagctgggggaaggagaggaggcagAGCTGGCCCCTCCTGAAGATCTGCTAGGCACCCCATCAGCTCCCTTAAGGCAAGCCCTGGActtggaggaaggggaggaagatgTAGCAGCCAAGGAAACCTTGCTTCGGCTGTCATCCCCTCTTCACTTTGTGAACACGCACTTCAATGGGGCAGGGTCCCCCCAGGATGAAATGAAGTGCTCCCCTGGAGGACCAGTGGAGACGCTGAGCCCAGAGGCA
- the Retreg2 gene encoding reticulophagy regulator 2 isoform X3: MISYIVLLSILLWPLVVYHELIQRMYTRLEPLLMQLDYSMKAEADALHHKHDKRKRQGKNAPPGGDEPLAETESESEAELAGFSPVVDVKKTALALAITDSELSDEEASILESGGFSVSRATTPQLTDVSEDLDQQSLPSEPEEALSRELGEGEEAELAPPEDLLGTPSAPLRQALDLEEGEEDVAAKETLLRLSSPLHFVNTHFNGAGSPQDEMKCSPGGPVETLSPEAVSGDLTAPPSTLSPPLCLVESDPVPFPSPSMLPPLPQDSPQPLSAPEEEEALATEDFELLDQGELEQLNAELGLGPEIHPEPPDAPPPPPLGPDTHSLVQSDQEAQAMVEP, from the exons ATGATTTCCTACATTGTCT TGCTGAGTATCCTGCTGTGGCCCCTGGTGGTTTATCATGAGCTGATCCAGAGGATGTACACTCGCCTGGAGCCCTTGCTCATGCAGCTGGACTACAGCATGAAGGCGGAAGCTGATGCCCTGCATCACAAACATGACAAGAGGA AGCGGCAAGGGAAGAACGCACCCCCAGGAGGTGATGAGCCACTGGCAGAAACAGAGAGTGAAAGCGAGGCAGAGCTGGCTGGCTTCTCCCCAGTG GTGGATGTGAAGAAAACAGCACTGGCCTTGGCCATTACAGATTCAGAGCTGTCAGATGAGGAGGCCTCTATCTTGGAGAGTGGTGGCTTCTCTGTATCACGGGCCACAACTCCACAGTTGACAGATGTCTCTGAAG ACTTGGACCAGCAGAGCCTGCCGAGTGAGCCAGAGGAGGCCCTGAGCCGGGagctgggggaaggagaggaggcagAGCTGGCCCCTCCTGAAGATCTGCTAGGCACCCCATCAGCTCCCTTAAGGCAAGCCCTGGActtggaggaaggggaggaagatgTAGCAGCCAAGGAAACCTTGCTTCGGCTGTCATCCCCTCTTCACTTTGTGAACACGCACTTCAATGGGGCAGGGTCCCCCCAGGATGAAATGAAGTGCTCCCCTGGAGGACCAGTGGAGACGCTGAGCCCAGAGGCAGTGAGTGGTGACCTCACAGCTCCGCCCAGCACCCTGTCACCCCCACTTTGCCTTGTTGAAAGTGACCCagtccccttcccttccccctccatgctccctcctcttccccaggaCTCACCCCAACCCCTGTCTGCCCCTGAGGAAGAGGAGGCACTTGCCACTGAGGACTTTGAATTGCTGGATCAGGGGGAGTTGGAGCAACTGAATGCAGAGCTGGGCTTGGGGCCAGAGATACACCCAGAGCCCCCTGATGCTCCACCCCCTCCTCCCTTGGGGCCAGATACCCATTCTTTGGTACAGTCAGACCAAGAGGCACAGGCCATGGTAGAGCCATGA